One window from the genome of Montipora foliosa isolate CH-2021 chromosome 5, ASM3666993v2, whole genome shotgun sequence encodes:
- the LOC138002776 gene encoding adenosine receptor A1-like, with amino-acid sequence MVMVRNPLRCFKRVFSVHLAFISAMDLFVGLVVCLAQAVARFLCVFSDRSIPQEGEIVQTLSYVGINCSILLVTAMSIDRFVAVIFPHTYRQRMKPKTAVVCNSCIIVFSSIFASLQLTNISMDVYIAIDIHLHTTFPLSTTAVAYLGIFYFLKKQSRVGLQRQATMPSNTSLNDRKRERAAKMENKIATTSFLILVFLILSLIPYFAVMGLGIHCESCAKQNWFFIVRESSTVILFLNCGVNPFLASFRINELKKSCAVMLGFKRKDDETAIARFSSVTAPMQSRTGESTKSDFVV; translated from the coding sequence ATGGTGATGGTGAGAAATCCTTTGCGATGCTTCAAGAGAGTGTTTTCAGTGCACCTGGCGTTCATATCAGCAATGGATCTTTTCGTTGGTCTTGTGGTTTGCCTGGCACAAGCCGTGGCGAGATTTCTGTGCGTGTTCAGCGATCGAAGTATTCCACAAGAAGGGGAAATCGTCCAGACATTAAGCTACGTCGGAATCAACTGTTCAATCTTGTTAGTGACCGCGATGTCGATCGATCGCTTCGTAGCTGTTATTTTTCCTCACACATATCGCCAAAGAATGAAACCGAAGACAGCCGTTGTTTGCAACTCGTGCATTATTGTTTTCTCGTCCATCTTTGCCTCACTTCAGCTGACCAACATTTCAATGGATGTCTACATTGCCATTGACATACATTTACACACCACGTTTCCTCTTTCCACGACTGCAGTAGCTTATCTCGGAATCTTCtactttttgaagaaacaatCACGAGTTGGTCTTCAGAGACAAGCCACCATGCCAAGCAACACTTCTTTGAACGACAGGAAACGAGAAAGGGCAgccaaaatggaaaataaaattgCGACAACGTCATTTCTTATTTTGGTGTTTCTTATTCTCTCGCTAATTCCGTATTTTGCTGTCATGGGTTTAGGAATCCACTGTGAAAGCTGCGCAAAACAAAATTGGTTCTTCATCGTCAGGGAATCATCCACGGTCATCCTGTTTCTGAACTGTGGGGTTAATCCTTTCTTGGCGTCTTTTCGCATCAACGAATTGAAGAAATCTTGCGCAGTCATGCTCGGCTTTAAAAGAAAAGATGACGAAACAGCTATAGCCAGGTTTTCTTCGGTAACAGCGCCTATGCAATCCAGAACAGGAGAATCAACAAAAAGTGACTTTGTAGTCTGA